The DNA sequence aaTGCTATTTACTTTGAAATTTTCgcaagatttgttttaatttgcgagtttgggaattataccaaggtgctagtttcctttgcttcatcatcttctttttgaggggGGCAAGAGAGTCTAAAGTCTTCCGTAGGTAGGCCATAACACCGTCTACAAATTTATCAATTTGGAGCGGACTAAAGTTAACACAGAGGTCCTCTGTATTATTAAGGCATGACATTGagttaaatgctgttggaatatcttccttaaatttagctatagaactgtcagataggcatctagtgtagaagcttttatctaactTCGTATAGTcgggtagtaagaattcgaaagttatTAAGaaatggtctgataataaaggattctgtggaaatattattaaatcctcaatatcaatgccatatgccagcacaaggttgAGGTTGTGGTTAAGACAGTGCGTGGCcttatgcacactctgactgaaaccaattgaatctaataatgagttgaaagcagtactaaggctattgTTGTCAACATCcacatgaatattaaaatcacctacaataagtactttgtctgatttaaggactacacatgataaaaactgaGAATTTGTTACAGTTTGATGAATTAGAGGACCCAAACGCAGAAAgcggcaggcaggcaggagaaggttgaagtggaggatttattaatgaaacacaaacaaaccaagggAGTCCTGTGAGCTGCAGCAGGCAAAAACCAATTCCAAAACGAAGACAAAAAGGTATCAAAAAACCAAGGGAATCCGACAACAGGAATAACCAAGAGCACAGAAGTTGACGAGAGCGGACACTgggagacacaaaacacacacaaactaaccgagcacagacacaaaacgatctgacgtgggccaaagggaacacagaggttaaatacatgaggtaatgAGAAAACAAGGAGCAGGTGAGACACGTTAGGAGAGGGAGAGTAATCAAAAAAGGTGGGAAAACTCAGGAAGTAAAACCAgataagacaagacagaaaaccaaactatcaaaataaaacagggaacagaaatatacacaacaaaatacacacaggcCACAGAAACAATATACAataacaggcaacagaaaaGTCCATAAACACAACAGAATTCACAATATGTACCTGGAGCtcggtaaacaacaacaaatataattggctgtaatgatTTCCATGTTGGATGATGaatattaagaacaaggctttcaaacaagttataatttagtttaggtttaggattaattaacaggcttgagtcaaatatggctgcaactccccctcctcagcCTGAGCCTCTAGAAATTTGAGTATTattatgactgggaggagtggcttcatttagactaacatattcttcatggcccagccaggtttcagtcaGATAGAATATATCAATTTGATTATATGATATCAAATTATTTACCAATattgctttagaagacagagatctaatatttaatagtccacatctaattttccattctgttctatcgttgcagtgttagttttaattccaattaggttgttaagtatagcccctcttttgtttacctttgatttaaccgatctgaatCGGGGGAAAGACACTGTggttattagactatgagtgggcgaCTGCTCTAATGGAAGCCCAGAGGAGTGCATTGCACTGAATCGCTGATTACTactatcaaacttgggttgtcatggtttatgaccAATAATATTCTtggtcagatttttttatttatatatgagATAAAAAAATCCCaagtgggatgaatgccgtctcacTCAAttagaccaggctttccccagatcgccacatagcccacatcattagctgggcaccatTCTGACAACCAGCGGTTGAAGGATGACATgcggctgtacatttcatcactgatcaggtttggcaggggtccacaGAACTACTGAGTCCAACATTGTCGTTGCATATGCACAAAGTGATTTAACATTAATTTTAGTGATCTCCAATTTATGTAATCAGGTATCATTACCacctacgtgaagtatgatcttactgtaaaaagtaaaaacaaaaagaaaataaacaacaaacaaaagacaGCTTATAAAGAAAGTGTCATAGTGCATTGGTGCGAGTAATGCCCTCTAATGAGAAATAGTTTAACCCTAGTCCACTGCAGCCTGCAGTAATTACAGCTTACTTATTATAGTCACTCTGACTTATCACAGCGAGCAGAGACATGATGACTGATCAGCACATGTTTGTGTCTACATCAGTGTGTGAGTGGTCAGGTGAAAGGGGCTGCTGTGACCGGGACACACTCATTACGGAATGATCTGAAATTTGTGTGAGATGCGGGGTCACTGGGTCAAGGTCTAAGTCCTGTCCCAACAACACAGCGTCTGTGTCCTCCGCCTTCAATAAATAGAGACAGTCATTCATACATACCACCCATCCATCAGAGGTCTCAACATATTgccatggagagagagagagagagagagagacggctTGTTATTGAACCAGACTGAGACAGACACGTCaatgaagaaaagtaaaaacGTTTCCTGCTTAAGAGAATAGCAGTTGATCAGCTTGAATTAATGTCTGTTACAATGTATTTTAACGAGTTACAATGTGTCCAACAACATTGGTTTCAGAAGCTGCAGCATGAAAGAAAGTTAGGAGTTATTTAGATTATAATATGAATGCACTAATCCTAAAATCATGTCTATTTTCAGGAATATAGATCTGATATGTAGTATATATTGTTGCATTTGCATCTTGACTATAAAGAGCATTATCTTTGATTTTAGAATATTTTTAGGAGACTAATAACTGTGAAAACAAATTCAATGTCATCTAGTCAGattaaaaagacaaatacagaacGACACAGAGAGTACAATCATAAGAAATatagaaacataaaaacattcagAATTGGTCAATTATTTGATAAATACATTAGGATAATAgggatgcaaaagaaaatacaattatgtaaaGCAGTTATTTAATTTGTTCCAAGAGTTGGGTACACTAAAATTTAAAGCAGTTTTTCCAAATTCAGAGAGATTAAATGTGGTTTTTTTTACCCTAAAAATGCAGAGAAGGCAGCAGTGCTTTTTAAAGCCCTAAGTAGTGTCTGCAGTCTTTCTCTCAGGCTACAGAGGTAGCACTTAAAAGTGTCCAACTTTTCCACCACGGTTTGGTTGCAGCTCTCCTGCACGGTTGCGGCAGTACACACAGTATTCTCCGGTCTCATAAAATCCAACATTCCGTTTTCCTTTCTGCCACCAGAAGTCGCAACATGGCACCCTCATACTACTCTATCTGTATGCAGTAAGGAGTCCCAAACCAGTATCAATGCTTATGTATTACTGTATTTCACATCGTAAAAGACATTTTCTGTAAACTTTAGTCATTTTTTGTAAACTATTTTGCTCCAACATAGAATCTAAAAGTATGTATCGAAAGAAAGATAGTGATCTTTGGTATGTTACATAAACTACCAAAGAAAGGTCTTAAAATTGCCCATATTACTATAAGCAGTCTAAGGAATAAATTGAGTGATTTAACAGATATACTGCAGCTAAATAACTTGCACATATTGGCAGTGTCTGAAACTCATTTAGACTCTACATTTGATGATGCAACTTTAATGATTGATGGATACAACATTTTTAGGAATGATAGGAATGCATATGTAGGAGGAGTTGCTATCTATATTCAACATCATATACCTGTCAAAGCGATAACAGATTTAATGTATTCTAGAATTGAAGTAATTTGGTTAAAAGTTAGCCTGAAACATCTTAAGCCAATACTTATAGGATGCTGTTACAGACCtccaaatataaataaaatatgtgatATGCTAGATCATGTTAGTAGTATGAATCTTGAAATTTACTTAATGGGTGACTTCAACATTGATTGGAATTCTTCTGACTGTCTTAGGAAAATCAAATTAATGAGCACAGCAACGGCATGTGGATTATCACAGGTAATTAATAAACCAACTAGAATATGTATAAAAAAGGATGACACTCAATCAGTTTCCTGTATTGACCACATGTTTATAAATAGACTTGAACTTTGCTCAAATTGCTTATCTGTGCCAATTGGTTGTACTGACAATAGTCTTATTGTAATTGTAAGGAAAACAATTACAATATGAAGAGGATGTCAGAAATGCAAACTGGTCAGAGATATTTCTACAAAAGGATCCAGAGAAAGCATTTCAGCTTTTTGATCAAACTTTAATGACATTGGTAGAAAATCATGCACCAATAAAATAGTTTACTGTTCGAAATGTCAACACCCCATGGTTAGATCAAGAATTAAAAGATCTTATGAAAGAGAGAGATCTAGCTAAACAAGCGGCAATTATATCTAAATTCAAATCGGACTGGCAAATATATTGTAAACTTAGGAATGTTGTAACTAAgttaaataagaagaaaaattGTATTATAATAAGAAaattacagaaataaaacatgattgTAAACAATTatggaatatattgaataaTGTATTAAgaggaaataataaatcaacTCCAGCCTATTTAGAAAATGAAGGTGAATCTTTTACTAAACCAAGTGATATAGCGAATCATCTTAATtatttcataaataaaataatcttaaaaatactACACAGCCACACAAGACAGATTTATCAAATACATTGATAAATAAGATGATGGAAGGTAAAATATGTAGCTTTAAATTCAAGAGTGTCAGTGGTTCTAAAGTGGAATTACTTCTGAtgaattgtaaaaacaaaccacCTGGTGTTTACTATCTTGAACATAAATTGCTTAAGCCAATAGTTTCAATCATTGCTCCTACTATTGCTCATATAATTAATGTGTTTTATGGATAATGTATGTTTGCAAGCATGGAAAATGTGTAAAGTTGTGCCAATatctaaaaataagaaaatgctTTTTTCTGGATCAAACAGACCAATAAGTTTATtaccaattcaattcaattttatttatagtatcaaatcataacatgagttatctcgagacactttacagatagagtaggtctagaccacattctataatttacaaagccccacaCTGTAACACATTTCTGTAATTTCTACAGCAAAATTTTACAGGAACTTCTTGTTCTGTCATTTTACAAAGTTTAGCTGTATATTGCACTGCATTGTGGGTCAAAAAAACTATTACAGTAGTTGACAGCTTTTTTCCACAATAAATTACAGGCATATTTGCGCTTGACTGTAAATGATGCAGTAGTACAGTTATTTACTGTTGAATGCCTTGCATGAGGCGGTTAGCTTGACACAAGATCATTTGATGGAGGATTACAGAGGAGCAGCCACACTGCCACTCCACTCATCCACAATATATAAGTATACTATTATAAATAACTTACATAATTAAATTGTGGTTTAACTTGTTAATGTTGGTTGAAATAACCTAAGTTGACCGTGTATCAGTCTAGTGCAGGCCCCAAAATAAAGCTAACttatagctaacattagctggaGAATTTTCAGCAATCCCAGGCGAAGCAGTTAATGGTAAAACCAAAGTAAACGTATGGGTATAATGTAAGCGTTAACccttttcatatttatttaattttcaacTGAGCGTAGTAGTGGACTTCAATGTATGTgttgtaacgttaacgttataacGTCACTCAGGCATGCAGCAGAGGTACAAGACAGACGGTCAGGCGCCACCGCCACGGAGTCAGGTCTTTGGTAAGTAACAGTCTAAGgttacaatgttttatttagctaTGTGTGACTGACTGTAATACATCTCTTTGCCGTTCTAGCTAACACTAGCAAACTAAAGTCAACTTTAGTGAGGAAAAAGCCAGCTAACTTAACCATATGCATTAGCCGAATCGCTTGCAGATCAGGGGGCTGCAGACGGCCCATTAACATTAATCCGAAGTCCCAATAGTTCAAAAAATGTCTTATTGAACCGAAAGCCCATAACGTAGCTAAGTCTGGTCGTGTTTTGTCCAGAAGTCACTGCTCCAAAATATACACTCTTCAGTGACTGTTGGTTCCTTAATTCCAGACGTCATTAATATATTGTTCGATTTAACAGATGATGTCTAAATTATAATAACGTTTGACTTTGCACGATCCCTGAAAAAAACCTTTTAATTTTGGCTGATATTTAACCTTAACAGCTCTTCTGTAAACTAAGTTAGAGCCCGACATTAAGCTGGCTCCGTTTAAAACATTATTGACGTCTCTGTTTTACTGtcattaatgttaatgatagCTGGGTGAAAAAAGGCTTGGCTATTTGCAAAGGGGTCCCTTGACCTCTTAATTCAAGATATCTGAATAAAAATGGGCTGTGTAGACACCCATGAGTCTTCCCTTTACAGACATGGCCACTTTTTGATAATCCCATGCAGTTTATGCAGCGCACATGTGTTATTTTCGCCTGTTCTATAAGGGTGTATTTAGATATTTCAGCAGACTGGGGTCCCTAAACAGCCTTGGAGTTGCATAAATTTAGTCGACTTAGAGACTTTTGTGGACTCAATAAATGTGTGATGATGATGtatcaacaaaaaaatgcaattcTTGCGGAAATCTTATCAAACGTTTTTGGTAGCAATGACAGAATTAATTTTGTATCTCATATCTTGGTGTCTTAATGTGATATTTTGGTGGTAATTTGACAATTTTTAACCAATTCTTGAGTGGCCAATAATGGTTAAATTTAACATAAAATCTGTGTAACAAATTATATCAACCCAAATAGCTGtaacaatgtattttaaaggAGGAAAATGGCCATCATATACTTCCATCATAATGTTATACACTCTCAACTTTCAAGATTCAAATATGCGCCTAACACACTGTTTATTACAGATTTATGACTAGAAAACTTGACACACCATGCTTAGCTGCATCTCAAATTGTTCACCCTCCCAATTTTTGGATGATGTAGACCATGCTTTCCTCAGGTGTAATTTGGGTCTCTGAGGGTTacataaacaacatatttttttctttttgtataatGGGCCTTCAGACTGGCATGGCAGCCAAAACAGAATATAATGGATATTGACTGAGATAGTTGATATTGGGTTAGATCTTAGTTCATGTTATACTAGGCAGACATCATTAACGTAAATGTGCCCAACCTTATTAGTAACCAAATGTGAGACTAATCCAACATAACGTGTGTTTTTCACCTTTTGTCTTGTTTAAGCTAGCTACAGGTCGAGGAGAAACATCCTGAAGATGATTTCCACACTTACATCTGCCTGCAGAAGGAGTCCCTCAGGTGTTTCTTTGAAGTGTGCCATGTAAGTgtgaaattattatattatgaagtttaaaaaatatatattggtaTGATTTAGAAAAGTTACTGTAAATTTTTAATccatttttctttgtcttttaggTGTTGGCAACAGCAGCTGACGTTGAACAAACACTACAGCTTCCTGACTCTTCAAGACTAATTGTCTTAGGTATGTATTTTTTGTAATCAGTTGTAAAGCATTGCAAAGACAGAGTCTTTGAAGGACACACATTAGTTAAATGTAGATATGTTTATGTGGAAGGCAACAGAAATTTTCTTTGCATGTAaaccatttgtttatttatatttaggtGAATTGCTGACAGCAAGCTTTTGGATGCTGAGCGTCGAGGGTCAGGTGGTTTTGACTCCACATCCCAACTTCTTGGCTGGAGTGGCAGCTTTGTTTTCTAGCTACTACAACTTCAATCTGGTGTACCAGGAGCAAGCATCTTGCACACTGGTATTCATTCAAAGGTAGCTATGAGCTTGAAGTAGAATGCGGTTGATCATCGTTTTGTAAAGTTTGCTATTATGAGTAACAgagattttattttgctttaagTGTACTTACAGTAAATACCTTTAACGTGATTTGAGTTTAGAAAAAAGGGTAAGTTAGCAGTTATTTACCCAAATGCTTTATACCATTGCAGAACCAGTTCCTCTTATAATAATGACTAAAGGCcattttacagttgtgcggaggctccacgcagagctctcgccgtagcctatgtaagttgcctgatgtttatacttgtgcgctggtgtgtgcgtcgagccgcgtgtgtgtggggggggtgtgtggtagagggagaagtgagagagtgccggcaaTTAGCtttcggagcgagtagcgactctagagtcatagtgagagaaacaaagtgtctcccctgtgttttctgaccatggtgggaaatctggagcagtagaAGTTAACTCTCTCcatgatttcatgttgtttatggagaaggagaaccaggaaatgagacGGGGGAAGtccaacgctaccaagccatggCAGAGCGACgtgcgtcgctgcgacgtgtagttagtttttcgagaggtgcacgtcaggctacggcgtagggttcggcgtagacgcagaggggtctgcatctacgccggaccctgcgCCGTCAATTCgacgcacaactataaaaaggccttaatGCTAAACTGTGTTCCGTTGTTTTTCAAACAttgacaataaagatctatttgattatacattttgaaaagtagTTCTGCATTGGGGTAAACTGAGCATTTAGGTGAATAAACTGCAAACttgctttgttctttttttattgcattcaCAAGAAATCCCAGATGAAAGTTAATTTTACATGTGCATGATTTTCTATGCCCACCCAGCCCCCACCCTCCCCACTATGGCACAGTGATGCtcaaagcaaacacacaaaaaaccatatgtatgcatgtatatacatatacacgcTCACGTACATATATTGATACATAAACATACCATACACACCTAcctacatgttttctttttaacaaaaaaattattgaGATTTGCATGACCTTTGACGATAATTCAATTATTCATGGGTAAAAATGAGACTCAGACAAGTTTTAAAGAAGGCGCTTTGTTGTGGAAAACAGAGTTGTAGAAATAGTTCATTTGTAGTTTTTCGCAAGGCTGTACATGTTACCGACCTGTAGTGATATAGTTGCATGGACATAGCCCCGGGCTATAAGTTCTTTAATTGGAGATCTCCGGACCAGCCCAACAGCAGCAAACTTAGACAACCGAAGAACATTTACAAAGACATTTCTTGTGTTCCTCAacagaatacattttattttcctgcTTTATGGTGCCCTCAGACCATTTCATTACAGACCGTATAACTACGCAGTAGAGCCTTTCTGAAGCCCGGTGAGGCTCCAGTGCGTATTCAGAATGTTTTTCACAAACAAAATAGTTCCAATGTAAGGAGTGGTCTGAAAGCACTGTAAAGCAGCTAAATACACTTAATATGGTGTATTAAGTTATGAATACTAAaatgttatattgttgtggtttgttTGATGTATTGTTGTCCTTTGAAGCCGGGGCTAGTCAGAAAATTTTCAACCAGAGGACCTGCTGCTTTAGGTTATGTTGATACAACTAAATGATATCACTACCTAACCCTAACTCATACAATTTTGTGACTAGAAATCCAAACTATCCTAACCGTTATGACCCTATATTTTCACCATATTAGTATTGCATTGCAGAGCCACTTACTGGTTAAGCTTGCCTGGACAGCAcaactgaaatgaaatgaataagAATTACCAGCCTCATTTTTCTTTTGAAGTTTTTCTGCACTTCAGCTGAAAGGGCAAATTAGCTTGACTTGCACAGCCTGATTTATTTTGCACTCTCTTGTAGAACAGTTAAGACACTTTTTCATTAAGTTTATTTTCATGTGATTTTGTAATTTCAGATGCTTTATTGGACTGAACCCCTCCAGTGGGACCAAGACAACAAAGATGGTGAGCCAAAAACGTGGGAAGGTacaggagaagaagagaaaccCTCACATTTCCTCTCTACTCAAGCAGATGATGGATTTTGAATGGCTTCAATTGTAAGTCATATACAAACGACTTCCTCACTATTTGAACGGACAGTGTTCTAATCTTCTAATGTTTAATTTTTGCCTGTTGTCGAGGTTATGTTTTGAACAGTTATGGTAATCCAGGTCCTGATTTTAAATTGGGTCTTTAAGCAATGCATATTGTGAATTTTAATATTGCTGGACCTCGTTGCAACTCTTAATTTCAATTCCATTGAATGTTTAATGAGCTGTTAAGAAAAAGAGAAGTTACTAGTTCTGAAAACGTACAGTCTTGTAACACAGTATtgctttttaataataaaatttcATGATTTTGCATCTCGGACTCTGGTTTTACTTAACAGTTGAAGAGAATCCAATGCAATGATTTTTGGATTAAAAGCAAGCCTGGTCTTATTTAAAACACTTTACTATAGGAATCAGCAAAGCtgtgaatgtaaaaaacaaaaactaactaACTGTCATTTTTTTACAACAACATATTGTATTGTGAAATATTTACAGCGTTTTGCTTGTATTTCACAATACaatatgttgtaaaaaaatatttacaacaACATATTGTATTGTGAAGAAATTACCTGGCAACTCGAGTTGCCAGATAATATCTGTAATTTGAAAAGAATACAAGATAATATTGtaaactaaattataataaAGTGTTGTTTTCCTGTAAAAATAGCAATACATTGCTGTAATTTATTTACAACAATAACCTGTAAACAAAATCCTGTATTATACTGTAATTATTTTCAGAGTTATTAACAGCAATTTTACAAGACTTTACTTGCAACTTTTTTGCCAGGTATTTACTGTAAAATCTACAGTCAAATTCATTACAGtgcaacaattccaacaattacagtaattccctcaagagcaagcagtgcgacagtggcgaggaaaaactccctcttgggaagaaacctcggacagacccagactcttggtaggtggtgtctgacgggccggttggggatatgatgaacagtggcgataatagtcaaattaataatggaaatgtgacttcaaatggtagtcgtagtagttcatgtcatatcagggtgctgcagggcgttacaggatgtagcgtggcccagcagagcatggatggacgtagc is a window from the Perca flavescens isolate YP-PL-M2 chromosome 4, PFLA_1.0, whole genome shotgun sequence genome containing:
- the LOC114553767 gene encoding uncharacterized protein LOC114553767, encoding MAKADMMVWDLGTGGRRVKEFKGEGTQRSAGKPGPQSRGVDTGAGEQRSRGVDGWKRRQACSRGTRQTVRRHRHGVRSLLQVEEKHPEDDFHTYICLQKESLRCFFEVCHVLATAADVEQTLQLPDSSRLIVLGELLTASFWMLSVEGQVVLTPHPNFLAGVAALFSSYYNFNLVYQEQASCTLVFIQRCFIGLNPSSGTKTTKMVSQKRGKVQEKKRNPHISSLLKQMMDFEWLQL